A window of Panicum virgatum strain AP13 chromosome 8K, P.virgatum_v5, whole genome shotgun sequence contains these coding sequences:
- the LOC120645962 gene encoding disease resistance protein RGA5-like: protein MKPLSDQDSRKLFVNRIFGSQEAGLDVPEEISADILKKCGGLPLAIISTASLLAHNPRSRWDSVRNSLVSMFEGDQDELKQMERILDLSYRHLPHHLKTCLLDIGRYREDYEIEKDTLLREWVAQGFVSRTRMRDAVDVAEDYFYALINMSMIQPWTMEDDEVETCRVHDIMLDLIRSKAAEENFNLVINGPEVVAGEHKRVRRVSICYDGEQDGAILAAIKGSLSHVRSVLLFRGVTCAFFFGIEVVCSTTGEYVKLPDQIGELQQLETIEVEISDCFLGKPTSLPPDIVRLSRLMHLSYTGSGLVLPDGIGKLRSLRTLQAVDLLESSAENIKGIAELTCLRQLKKCSTFHCYDEKVHKLEWKMRMDALRRLSGNLRSFIMGDDCHIVVPAHD from the exons ATGAAACCACTAAGTGATCAGGACTCAAGAAAACTATTTGTTAATAGAATATTTGGATCTCAAGAAGCTGGCCTAGATGTACCAGAAGAGATTTCAGCTGATATTTTGAAAAAATGTGGTGGCTTGCCACTTGCTATTATCAGTACAGCAAGCCTTCTTGCTCATAACCCAAGGTCAAGATGGGATTCTGTGAGGAATTCTTTGGTGTCCATGTTTGAAGGAGACCAAGATGAACTGAAACAAATGGAGCGAATATTGGATCTAAGCTACAGGCATCTCCCTCACCATCTTAAGACATGCCTACTTGATATTGGTCGGTATAGAGAGGACTACGAGATAGAAAAGGATACGTTGTTGAGGGAATGGGTAGCTCAAGGTTTTGTGAGTAGGACTCGTATGCGCGATGCGGTGGATGTTGCAGAAGACTACTTCTACGCGCTCATCAACATGAGCATGATCCAACCTTGGACGATGGAGGACGATGAGGTAGAGACCTGTAGAGTACATGATATAATGCTTGATCTTATCAGATCCAAGGCCGCAGAAGAGAATTTCAACCTTGTGATAAATGGCCCAGAAGTCGTGGCAGGGGAACATAAAAGGGTGCGCCGAGTCTCTATTTGCTATGATGGTGAACAAGATGGCGCAATACTGGCAGCCATCAAGGGGTCACTGTCGCATGTTCGATCAGTCTTACTTTTCAGGGGGGTCACTTGTGCCTTCTTTTTTGGTATTGAA GTTGTGTGCAGTACAACTGGAGAATATGTGAAGCTACCTGATCAAATTGGGGAGCTACAGCAATTGGAGACAATAGAAGTTGAGATCTCAGATTGTTTCCTAGGCAAACCGACATCTCTTCCACCGGATATTGTTAGGTTGTCCCGGTTAATGCATCTCAGTTATACAGGATCAGGTTTGGTGTTGCCTGACGGGATAGGCAAGCTGAGATCTCTTCGCACCCTACAAGCCGTTGATCTTTTGGAAAGCTCGGCGGAGAATATTAAGGGCATCGCCGAGCTGACCTGCTTGCGACAACTCAAGAAATGCTCGACTTTCCATTGTTATGATGAGAAGGTGCATAAATTGGAGTGGAAGATGCGCATGGATGCATTGCGAAGGCTCTCCGGCAACCTCAGGAGCTTTATTATGGGAGATGACTGCCACATCGTAGTACCGGCCCATGACTGA